The uncultured Bacteroides sp. DNA segment TTTTAGTGTTTTGATGTTGGTAATTCCGCTGCGATGACGTCCCAGACTTCCAATTCCCATATCCGTTTTATCAAAGAAAGCATCAAGTTCTTCTCCATGCATTGCTCCGTGAAAGAGAACATAACTTTCGATCTTTCCCGCACTGATAATTTCTTGCATCACTTTTCTGTCTTTTTCTCCCGTGTTACCTATGATGTGGAAGTAGACTTTGTACGAATAATTTGTACGGTAATATTCAGTTAATCCGCTCATGATGCGGTCAAAGCCGTGCCAATAATGCACTTCGGCTACACCGATGAGGTGAAGTTCCTTATCGGCTGTATTGAATTGTTTCTTTAGCTTAATACTCGAAAAATCGATTCCGTTAGACAATTGAATTGTAGGCTTTCCCCAAATGGTTTTATGGTTGGAGAAGGTAACAATTCTATCTACATAATGCGCCATTTGTCTACGAAAATATTTATCTATCAACAGATAAAAGCGGTCGGAGAGAGGGAAGCCTCTATATTCCTGATCGTAAGGGTAAGTTGGAATTTCCAACACTATCTTTGCTCCGGTCGCTTGAAGCTGTTTCAGCAGATGTATGGTGAATGGGTTAGCATTGTGATCGTGTCGCACATACACCATTGAAATGTTTTCCTGACGTACATATTTTACGATATCTCCAAAAGCTGTGCGCTTTAATATTTTAGCTTTAAAACCTTGCCCATAGTCATTTAATATATCATTATCCATCCACCTGCATTTGCGTCCTGCTTGGTCGGTGAAGTAGCATAAGTGTACTTCAGCGTTACATTCTTTGAACGCTTCCATTTGGTAATGTATTTTCTTACTTATTCCATTGTGTTTTTCGAAACCATGGAATATGAGGAATAGGATTTTCATTTATTCTACCGTTTTTTTCAATTCTGAGAACAAGTCTGTCCAATGTTTCATGACGATATCCGGTTTATAGCGGCTGATGTTGCTTTTGGCTCTGTTGCCCATTTCTCTTCTGACATCTTCGTTCTCTATGAGATAACATATCTTTTCGGCCATTTCGGTCGTATTGCTATTTTCTACTAATAATCCGTCATTGCCATCACTGATGATGTCTGCAGGGCCGTATGGACAATTAAATGACACACAAGGCACTCCGCACGCCATCGCCTCTGCTAGCACCATTCCGAATCCTTCAAAGCGAGAACTCATTACGTAAATAGAACTTGCCAGATATTTATTCATGATATTAATGACAGGTTCGTTCAATCTAAAAGTCTCTTCAAATTTCCTTTCTCTTATTTTATAGACCAAAGCAGTCTTTAGTATCCCATTCCCATAAATGTCAATACTCCAATCTGGATGTCTTTTATTTACGATACTCCAAGAGTCTATTAAGAGGTCATATCCCTTCTGTTCATCTAGTCGGCCTACACTAATTATTTTTTTTTCTTTGCAATCACTACCTTCTTCAGGATAAAATGGTAGTGAATTGGGTATAATAGTGGCCTTTTTTACATGCTTCCATTGCTCAGCATCATGCGATGTTAGGACTACAAGTGCATCAAAATGAGCAATTGAATTTTCTAACTTTCGTGTCCAAATTTTTGCTACAATTCTATAGGGTAACCCCCTTGTTTTTAATAAATGTAGGTTCCGTACAAAAGGTTTCGCTATGTGCGCTTCAGCTATTTTTAAACTTCCATCTTTAAGTTTATGAAGAAAGTCTATATCACGACTGATAGTTGTTATGGTAAAATCCACTTTTAATTCGTTAAGTTTTTGGGATAGTAACTTTTTATATTGCCGTAGAAGTTTTAAATAAATAAATGCGCGGATAATAAATGAGTGTTTATACTGTTCGTCAAAATTTACACTAAGATCAATATGTTTAATTTTCTTTGAAAGAGGAAAATATATTGGAGCATTGTTCTGGTGAGCAGTGATTATATAAATTTCATATTCACAAATATCTGCTAGATAATTTGCTTTTTCAGTAATTACTCTATCGGCACCACCAACAGTATTTAAGGCTGGATATATATATGCTATTTTCATTTTAGGATTTCTTTTTTATCACTCCTTTTATTTTTCCTACTATGTCATACTCTTTGGTGAACTGTATGTAACATCCAAATATAATAAGAAAAAGAAGACCTTTTACACAAAGGGTGAAAAATATATTCATTCCGTTTACAATTTGGCTGACGGGTAGCAATAGTGCCATAAGTAGCAGGCTAATTAAGAGTGGTGAGCGCAGCTGACTGACAAAGGGGATCAGGCTGCGACGCTTGAAGGTGACATGATACATCTGCCAGTAGCACTGCACGAAGTTGATGGCAAAGGTGATGCAGATGCATGCGGCTAGAGCTTCTAGTGTGCCGAAGAAAAAAATACCGACTAGCATTCCGGCTACGTTGAGTATGGATGAGAAGAGCCCGCAAATGAAGAGGCTACGCGTGTCTCCGGCGGCCTGAAAGATGGATCCGGAGGAGGATAGCATGATCTGTATGCCCACCGAGAGGCTGAGTATACGAAATACCGGAACGGATGGCATCCATTGATCACCAAAAATGAGAAGGGTAACCTCTTGGGCGGTGAAGAAGAGCACTACACTTAGCGGCAGGCCAATGAAGGCGAGGAAGCGGACAATTTTTTCGTAAGATGATGATAGTCGCTCGAGGTCATTCTGGAAGTCGCTCAACACGGGGTGCATCACGGGAGTGATCACATATGTGATGTTTTGCAAAGGAAGCATCATCAGGCGATAGGATTTTTCGTAGTATCCCAACGGACTCATGCCCATATATTTACCTATAAGTAGTTTATCGAGGTTTCGGCTGAAATAGTTGATTATATTGAATAGAAATTGATAGGCTGAATAACTAAATATTTTGCGTAATGCACTTAATCCTAGCGTAGCTTGTAGCTGCTGGGGATATCTATGGATTGATATGGCGAAGATCAGTACACTTGATAGGATAGGATTGATTATCAAGGCATATAACCCTCCTCCAAGTAAGGCTACACTTACAGCCAATCCTCCTCCTGCTATTTGTATGACAAAGCTACGCCAAGCAATGAATTTGAATTCCTTATTTTTTAAGAAGAGGGCACTGGGTACTATGTTGGCTGAGGCAAAAAAAAGGTTTATAGAAAGCAACTGGCACAGAGTGCGTAGCATGGGGCTGTTATACCATATTGAAATAGGCCAAGAAGCAAAAAAGAAAAGTATTGCAATACTTATACCCATCCAGAGGGTGAAAGAAAATATTTTAGAATAATCGTTTTTTGAGAGATTGTTATTTTGGACAATAGCAGGAGATATGCCCATATCGGTAAAAATACTGAAAAAATTGATAATAACCATGGCAACCGCTACTACGCCAAAATTATCAGGAGAAAGCATCCTAGATAATACTGCAGTTACGATTAATGATATGATGATGCCCGAATATCTTCCTATGGCAGTATAAAATATTCCAGATAGCAATGTCCTTTTTGTGGATTGCATATGTTTTATAATGTTGTATTTTTGATTTTATCTATTATGTCTTCCCATTGTCTCACAATATCGTTCACTTGGAATGTCTGAGCAATAGCATACGACTTTTCTCCCATTTCCTCTAAGTCTTTTCTATCTATAATAGAAAGCATTTGAGTTGCTAAGTCATCTATATTTTCATTCTTGAAAATAAGATTATTGTCAAATTCGCTTAGCATTTCTTTAACAACTGGAAGATCTGATGCGATGATGGGAAGATGGTGTGCCATTGCTTCCACTATTACGAGTCCAAAACCTTCCCAGCGAGAACTAAGAATAAAAACACTAGCCGAGGAGTAGTGCTTTTGAATATTTTTAGTGAAAGGTAATAATGTAATTCTATTTTCTAAATGGTGTTTGGCGATTAATCCCCTCAGTAGTGTTTCTTCGGGCCCTTCACCCACGATATCTAATGTCCATTCGTGTTCATGTTGAGCAAAAACAGCAAATGCTTCTATTAGTATGTCAAAGCCTTTTGCTAAATGGGAAAATCGTCCTACTGCTAAGAATTTCTTGTATTTACTTTCGCCTTTACCTATTGGTTGTAATGTAAGTGGATTATATATTGTAATTGCATCAATGTTCAAACTCTTTTTATAGAGCTCGCGATCGCTTTTGGTGAGTACTACAACAGCATCTAATTGAGGTATTTGGTGCTGGAATTGTTTCTTCTGATCCCACAAAAATAAGTTTTTGTTTTCGAAGAAAGCTTCGTATGAATTATGCATCCAAGCTATCGTCTTAGCTTTAATATCTTTGTTGATGCTGGCTAAATAGAGTGAAAGAAATG contains these protein-coding regions:
- a CDS encoding glycosyltransferase family 1 protein, translated to MKILFLIFHGFEKHNGISKKIHYQMEAFKECNAEVHLCYFTDQAGRKCRWMDNDILNDYGQGFKAKILKRTAFGDIVKYVRQENISMVYVRHDHNANPFTIHLLKQLQATGAKIVLEIPTYPYDQEYRGFPLSDRFYLLIDKYFRRQMAHYVDRIVTFSNHKTIWGKPTIQLSNGIDFSSIKLKKQFNTADKELHLIGVAEVHYWHGFDRIMSGLTEYYRTNYSYKVYFHIIGNTGEKDRKVMQEIISAGKIESYVLFHGAMHGEELDAFFDKTDMGIGSLGRHRSGITNIKTLKNREYAARGIPFVYSETDSDFDSQPYVLKVPADESTVNITKIINFYQSRQWQPQEIRDSVKELSWQKQMKKVLDAVFPFNKSEQL
- a CDS encoding glycosyltransferase family 4 protein, whose translation is MKIAYIYPALNTVGGADRVITEKANYLADICEYEIYIITAHQNNAPIYFPLSKKIKHIDLSVNFDEQYKHSFIIRAFIYLKLLRQYKKLLSQKLNELKVDFTITTISRDIDFLHKLKDGSLKIAEAHIAKPFVRNLHLLKTRGLPYRIVAKIWTRKLENSIAHFDALVVLTSHDAEQWKHVKKATIIPNSLPFYPEEGSDCKEKKIISVGRLDEQKGYDLLIDSWSIVNKRHPDWSIDIYGNGILKTALVYKIRERKFEETFRLNEPVINIMNKYLASSIYVMSSRFEGFGMVLAEAMACGVPCVSFNCPYGPADIISDGNDGLLVENSNTTEMAEKICYLIENEDVRREMGNRAKSNISRYKPDIVMKHWTDLFSELKKTVE
- a CDS encoding lipopolysaccharide biosynthesis protein translates to MQSTKRTLLSGIFYTAIGRYSGIIISLIVTAVLSRMLSPDNFGVVAVAMVIINFFSIFTDMGISPAIVQNNNLSKNDYSKIFSFTLWMGISIAILFFFASWPISIWYNSPMLRTLCQLLSINLFFASANIVPSALFLKNKEFKFIAWRSFVIQIAGGGLAVSVALLGGGLYALIINPILSSVLIFAISIHRYPQQLQATLGLSALRKIFSYSAYQFLFNIINYFSRNLDKLLIGKYMGMSPLGYYEKSYRLMMLPLQNITYVITPVMHPVLSDFQNDLERLSSSYEKIVRFLAFIGLPLSVVLFFTAQEVTLLIFGDQWMPSVPVFRILSLSVGIQIMLSSSGSIFQAAGDTRSLFICGLFSSILNVAGMLVGIFFFGTLEALAACICITFAINFVQCYWQMYHVTFKRRSLIPFVSQLRSPLLISLLLMALLLPVSQIVNGMNIFFTLCVKGLLFLIIFGCYIQFTKEYDIVGKIKGVIKKKS
- a CDS encoding glycosyltransferase family 4 protein, yielding MNKLKICFYCDSIFSFGGVQRVLAVIAKALSTHHEVTILTHDDQSQEDKSMYELDASEIYFEYIAYPVLPIYEYLPSKTYSLLYKKVLPQNKLTSKWYGYSSFPRSRRIVLIEKLNKGNYDIVVGVHAFLSLYLASINKDIKAKTIAWMHNSYEAFFENKNLFLWDQKKQFQHQIPQLDAVVVLTKSDRELYKKSLNIDAITIYNPLTLQPIGKGESKYKKFLAVGRFSHLAKGFDILIEAFAVFAQHEHEWTLDIVGEGPEETLLRGLIAKHHLENRITLLPFTKNIQKHYSSASVFILSSRWEGFGLVIVEAMAHHLPIIASDLPVVKEMLSEFDNNLIFKNENIDDLATQMLSIIDRKDLEEMGEKSYAIAQTFQVNDIVRQWEDIIDKIKNTTL